One segment of Rickettsiales bacterium Ac37b DNA contains the following:
- the atpF gene encoding ATP synthase subunit b precursor translates to MIGTPEFWVAFSFVVFVILMIKPAKNILLTKLDERALEIKREINETEELKFQAELLLSQCKTKQMSLASELEKINKWAEEEAEALIIESRKKLDEELSRKKKLAEQKLSIAENELIKNSYSNMFTIVIKSVQKYLENNLNNIEIQNSIFESSINSLRNQMHLVNK, encoded by the coding sequence ATGATAGGAACTCCTGAATTTTGGGTAGCATTTTCATTTGTAGTGTTTGTGATATTAATGATCAAGCCTGCCAAAAATATTCTTTTGACAAAATTGGATGAACGTGCTTTAGAGATAAAAAGAGAGATCAATGAAACTGAAGAATTAAAATTTCAAGCTGAGTTATTATTATCTCAATGTAAAACTAAACAGATGAGTTTGGCATCTGAGCTAGAAAAAATTAATAAATGGGCAGAAGAAGAGGCAGAAGCATTAATTATTGAGAGTCGTAAGAAGTTAGATGAAGAATTATCTAGAAAGAAAAAGCTTGCTGAACAAAAACTTAGTATAGCAGAGAATGAGTTAATAAAAAATTCTTATTCTAATATGTTTACAATAGTCATTAAATCTGTACAGAAATATTTAGAAAATAATCTAAATAATATAGAAATTCAAAATAGTATTTTTGAATCGAGTATTAATTCGTTAAGGAACCAAATGCATTTGGTAAATAAATAG
- the mnhC1 gene encoding Mrp complex subunit C1: MFYYYIVIILFVFGICGIVINSNLIKKIMALGIIQTSILLFFLTIGKVKEGQIPVLKCLNYDICPETYVNPLPQVLMLTAIVVGLATLSVALALIIRIKETYQTIEEEDLPL; this comes from the coding sequence ATGTTTTACTATTATATTGTTATAATACTATTTGTTTTTGGCATATGTGGAATAGTAATAAATTCTAATCTCATCAAAAAGATTATGGCACTTGGTATAATCCAAACTTCCATATTATTGTTTTTCCTGACTATAGGTAAAGTTAAAGAAGGTCAAATACCTGTACTAAAATGCTTAAACTATGATATATGTCCTGAAACATACGTTAATCCATTACCTCAAGTTCTAATGCTCACTGCAATTGTAGTGGGTTTAGCAACCTTATCAGTAGCACTTGCACTAATAATCAGAATCAAGGAAACTTACCAAACCATAGAAGAAGAAGATTTACCTTTATAA
- a CDS encoding Putative F0F1-ATPase subunit (ATPase_gene1) yields the protein MDELPSFKELSDKISRIRKVQNDKKNIKSESNETKVFNICIEFIVIIGVGSFLGYSLDKYFNTMPILLIIGFLLGAVAGMINIVKLAKKLGDKE from the coding sequence ATGGATGAATTACCTTCTTTTAAAGAGTTATCGGACAAGATAAGTAGAATACGTAAAGTACAAAATGATAAAAAGAATATCAAAAGTGAAAGCAATGAAACCAAAGTTTTTAATATTTGTATAGAGTTCATTGTAATAATAGGAGTAGGTTCTTTTTTAGGGTATAGCTTAGATAAATATTTTAACACGATGCCTATTTTGTTAATTATAGGTTTTTTATTAGGTGCAGTTGCTGGTATGATAAATATAGTAAAATTGGCAAAAAAGTTGGGAGACAAGGAGTAA
- the mlaC gene encoding putative phospholipid-binding protein mlaC precursor, with protein sequence MKCSKNFMIILLSFFIISYNIALAQETGTEQQVRDFVNNIGNKTLAIIQNTHSTPKEKEEVLKQLFINTVDITWMGDFVLGKYLRSLDDKQLTEYRTLYKQYLINSYVPKFKQYTQESFKITNVNKRNDNEYIVYTVISRPNGQSIAVNYMIRGNNNQFMVFDIIAEGVSLIVTTKSDFSSIITNGNNQIEALFAQLKNNLGIK encoded by the coding sequence ATGAAATGCTCTAAAAATTTTATGATAATCTTATTATCATTTTTTATTATATCTTATAATATAGCTTTAGCTCAAGAAACTGGAACCGAGCAACAAGTCCGGGATTTTGTTAATAATATTGGCAATAAAACTCTTGCTATTATACAAAATACCCATTCCACTCCTAAGGAAAAAGAAGAAGTTTTAAAACAATTATTTATAAATACTGTTGATATAACATGGATGGGAGATTTTGTACTTGGCAAATATTTACGTAGTCTTGATGATAAACAACTTACTGAATATCGAACTTTATATAAGCAATATTTAATTAATAGTTACGTACCGAAATTTAAGCAATATACTCAAGAAAGTTTTAAAATCACTAATGTCAATAAACGTAATGACAATGAATACATAGTATACACTGTTATTTCTAGGCCTAATGGCCAATCTATTGCTGTAAATTATATGATAAGAGGCAATAATAATCAATTTATGGTATTTGATATAATAGCAGAAGGCGTGAGTCTAATAGTTACAACTAAGTCAGATTTTAGCTCAATAATCACAAATGGCAATAATCAAATTGAAGCTTTATTCGCACAATTAAAAAATAATCTAGGTATTAAATAA
- the rpsU gene encoding Ribosomal protein S21: MSTLVQVTVRDGMSSVDQALRALKKKMQREGIFREMKMKRHYEKPSEVRVRKSAESMRRRRKLERKRNSEM, from the coding sequence GTGAGTACCCTGGTTCAAGTAACAGTCCGTGATGGAATGAGTAGTGTGGATCAAGCATTACGTGCTTTGAAGAAAAAAATGCAGAGAGAAGGCATATTTAGAGAAATGAAGATGAAACGTCATTATGAAAAGCCTTCTGAAGTAAGAGTGCGTAAAAGTGCTGAATCTATGCGTAGAAGACGTAAATTAGAGCGTAAGCGCAATTCAGAAATGTAA
- a CDS encoding ATP synthase subunit c gives MDAQSLKFIAIGCMALAMLGAALGIGNIFSAAVNAIARNPEAENKIFKYAFIGAGLAEAMGLFALILAFILIFFKA, from the coding sequence ATGGATGCACAAAGTTTAAAGTTTATAGCTATAGGATGTATGGCTTTAGCAATGTTAGGTGCTGCGCTTGGAATAGGTAATATTTTTTCAGCAGCAGTAAATGCTATTGCACGTAATCCAGAAGCGGAGAATAAAATATTTAAATATGCTTTTATTGGAGCTGGTCTTGCTGAAGCTATGGGTTTGTTTGCTTTAATTTTGGCATTTATTTTAATATTCTTTAAAGCATAA
- the lysS gene encoding Lysine--tRNA ligase, whose translation MNDEQIGVLANKAWPFLEAEKIWQKIGKKLPHKGYVLFETGYGPSGLPHIGTFGEVVRTAMVRHAFEELYNLPTRLIAFSDDMDGLRKIPDNLPNKEIIQEYLGKSLTSIPDPFGTHKSFGHHMNARLCSFLDQFGFDYELKSATECYKSGFFDQALFVILHHYEEIMEVMLPTLGEERQSTYSPFLPICSKTGVVLQVPLTAWDKEAGTITYEDIDGSKVTIAVTGGSCKLQWKVDWAMRWFAQEVDFEMHGKDLISSAELSSRICHIVGKQEPVLYKYELFLDETGQKISKSKGNGLTIEQWLRYAPEESLSLFMYNAPGKAKRLYFDIIPKTVDDYITYNNKYTTEDLTSPLWHIHKGVVPKYELYGLNFSLLLNLASVCNPEDKRVLWGFIAKYANNANPEDAPFLDKLVGYAIKYYEDFILPNKSFRVASKEEKERLKEIKGMLQTVTNEVTAEELQNNIYTIGKNSGIELKDFFKMLYEVLLGQSQGPRLGSFIKLYGIKSTIKLIETMIERN comes from the coding sequence ATGAATGATGAACAAATTGGAGTATTAGCAAATAAAGCGTGGCCATTTTTAGAAGCTGAAAAAATTTGGCAGAAAATCGGGAAAAAACTACCTCACAAAGGTTACGTTTTATTTGAGACAGGATATGGTCCATCTGGGTTGCCACATATTGGGACATTTGGTGAGGTGGTACGTACTGCGATGGTACGGCATGCATTTGAAGAATTATATAATCTACCAACACGACTGATAGCTTTTTCTGATGATATGGATGGTTTAAGAAAAATTCCAGATAATTTACCTAACAAAGAGATTATTCAAGAATATCTAGGCAAATCTTTAACTAGTATTCCTGATCCTTTTGGTACTCATAAAAGTTTTGGACATCATATGAATGCACGTCTTTGTAGTTTTTTAGATCAATTTGGTTTTGATTATGAATTAAAAAGTGCTACAGAGTGTTATAAAAGTGGATTTTTTGATCAAGCACTGTTTGTCATATTACATCATTATGAAGAGATTATGGAAGTGATGCTACCTACGCTTGGTGAGGAAAGGCAATCAACTTATAGTCCATTTTTACCTATATGTTCTAAAACAGGTGTGGTGCTGCAAGTACCTTTAACTGCGTGGGATAAAGAAGCAGGGACTATAACATATGAAGATATTGATGGATCTAAGGTTACAATAGCTGTGACTGGTGGAAGTTGTAAATTGCAATGGAAGGTTGATTGGGCAATGCGTTGGTTTGCGCAGGAAGTAGATTTTGAGATGCATGGTAAGGATTTGATTTCATCAGCTGAGTTATCTTCTCGTATTTGTCATATTGTAGGAAAACAGGAACCTGTACTATATAAATATGAGTTATTTCTTGATGAAACTGGGCAAAAAATTTCGAAATCAAAAGGTAATGGTCTTACTATAGAGCAATGGTTGCGTTATGCTCCTGAAGAGAGTTTGTCGCTTTTTATGTATAATGCTCCTGGTAAGGCTAAGAGATTATACTTTGATATTATACCTAAAACTGTAGATGATTATATTACTTATAATAATAAATATACTACAGAAGATTTAACTAGTCCTTTATGGCATATCCATAAAGGTGTTGTTCCTAAATATGAATTATATGGATTAAATTTTAGCTTATTACTAAATTTGGCTAGTGTTTGTAATCCTGAAGATAAAAGAGTGTTATGGGGATTTATCGCAAAATATGCAAATAATGCTAATCCAGAAGATGCGCCATTTTTAGATAAGTTAGTAGGTTATGCTATTAAGTATTATGAAGATTTTATTTTGCCAAATAAAAGCTTTAGAGTTGCTAGCAAGGAAGAGAAAGAGCGCTTAAAAGAAATTAAAGGTATGTTGCAAACAGTTACAAATGAGGTAACGGCTGAAGAATTACAAAATAATATATATACTATTGGCAAGAATAGTGGAATAGAATTAAAGGATTTTTTCAAAATGCTTTATGAAGTATTGTTAGGGCAATCTCAAGGGCCTCGTTTAGGATCATTTATTAAATTATATGGGATTAAAAGTACAATTAAGCTTATAGAGACTATGATAGAAAGAAATTAG
- the mlaA gene encoding putative phospholipid-binding lipoprotein mlaA precursor — MRLILFLLAINLFTHFEAWGIDISSNQNQDIYNINYDDTIQTIKDPFEKFNRRSYSFNISLYKYFLKPITRIYQTITPKWGQNRVTDFTNNLSHPLRVVNSALQGNFKSAMQNFWRFTINCTLGIGGLFDIASELGLPNKPANFDLTFAHYNGNPGPYVMIPIVGPSTARGAFGLVLDIILDPLNYFFNDYQVIGRYAIRILDTTNNNMSLIEHINKTALDPYIMTRSFYIQNLLQGKNILQYNNDVKENKI; from the coding sequence ATGAGATTAATATTATTTTTACTTGCTATAAATTTATTTACACATTTTGAAGCTTGGGGAATTGATATATCTTCTAATCAAAATCAAGATATTTATAATATTAATTACGATGATACTATTCAAACCATAAAGGACCCTTTTGAAAAATTTAACAGAAGATCTTATAGTTTCAATATATCATTATATAAATATTTTCTAAAGCCTATTACAAGAATATATCAAACTATTACACCAAAATGGGGACAAAATCGAGTAACTGATTTTACTAATAATTTATCTCATCCACTTAGAGTAGTTAATAGCGCTCTTCAAGGTAACTTTAAATCTGCCATGCAAAATTTTTGGCGTTTTACCATTAATTGTACCTTAGGTATTGGCGGTCTATTTGATATAGCAAGTGAGCTTGGATTACCTAATAAACCTGCAAATTTTGATTTAACTTTTGCTCACTATAATGGTAACCCTGGACCATATGTGATGATACCTATAGTAGGACCTTCAACAGCACGTGGGGCTTTTGGCTTGGTGTTAGATATTATTCTTGATCCTCTCAACTATTTTTTTAATGATTATCAAGTTATTGGAAGATATGCTATAAGAATCTTAGATACCACGAATAATAATATGAGTCTTATAGAACATATTAATAAAACTGCCTTAGATCCTTATATAATGACACGTAGCTTCTATATACAAAATCTTTTACAAGGTAAAAATATTTTACAGTATAATAATGATGTTAAGGAGAACAAGATATGA
- the sugE gene encoding Quaternary ammonium compound-resistance protein sugE, which produces MLLDWIYLIMAGLTEIVFAICLKASQGFTRPLPTTLFVVSAVLSLYLMNKSMNSISLGTVYAVWTGIGAAGVVITGAILFKDPLSLPRIVFISLLLISIIGLKFSE; this is translated from the coding sequence ATGCTACTAGATTGGATTTATCTAATTATGGCTGGACTAACAGAAATAGTATTTGCTATCTGTTTAAAAGCTTCTCAAGGATTTACGCGTCCGTTGCCTACTACGTTATTTGTGGTTTCTGCAGTTTTAAGTTTGTACTTAATGAATAAATCTATGAATTCTATATCGCTAGGCACAGTATATGCAGTGTGGACTGGTATAGGTGCTGCTGGTGTAGTTATCACAGGAGCTATTTTATTTAAAGATCCTTTATCACTGCCTCGTATTGTATTTATTAGTTTATTATTAATATCAATTATAGGCCTAAAATTCAGTGAGTAG
- a CDS encoding stringent starvation protein A: protein MVLNEKGVEFELIQEEFWKQRKEFIRLNPASEVPVLIDKSNKFHIADVMAIYEYLEEKHTNKSLLGSTLEMRAEVRRVTNWFNNKFYHEVSRYIINERIIAYYARKSAPNSQAIRAAKINIHYHLEYINFLLKQRRWLASEYITIADFAASVQLSVLDYLGDVPWEQYINVKNWYSVLKSRPSFRSFLQDKITGFEPSLHYKNLDF from the coding sequence ATGGTCCTAAATGAAAAAGGTGTAGAATTTGAGTTAATTCAAGAAGAATTTTGGAAGCAAAGAAAAGAGTTTATTAGACTAAATCCTGCTTCTGAAGTTCCTGTATTAATTGATAAATCAAATAAATTTCATATTGCAGACGTTATGGCTATTTACGAGTATCTCGAAGAGAAGCATACCAATAAGTCTTTATTAGGCAGTACCTTAGAGATGCGTGCTGAAGTACGTAGAGTTACAAATTGGTTTAATAATAAATTTTATCATGAAGTCAGTCGTTATATTATTAATGAACGTATAATTGCTTATTATGCACGTAAATCAGCGCCTAATTCTCAGGCTATTAGAGCGGCTAAAATAAATATACATTATCATTTAGAGTATATAAATTTTTTACTGAAGCAACGTAGGTGGTTGGCGTCAGAATATATAACAATTGCTGATTTTGCTGCATCTGTGCAGTTATCGGTGCTTGACTACTTAGGAGATGTTCCTTGGGAGCAATATATTAATGTCAAAAATTGGTATTCTGTATTAAAATCCCGCCCTAGCTTTCGCTCATTTTTGCAAGATAAAATTACTGGTTTTGAGCCTTCTCTTCATTACAAAAATTTAGATTTTTAG
- a CDS encoding Disulfide bond formation protein B: MIPIINILNHRNILIFIFIASVVAISTALISEYVFGLKPCILCIYERIPYILTIIFSIIGLGINKLKKITLVLCLLTFISSTILSLYHVGVEYHIFEGTSSCNSAPSISNQTLTIEELRNQILQNQRPSCSEVSFRFIGISMTGWNSILSIILVYLSYVALRKTKYE, encoded by the coding sequence ATGATACCAATAATAAATATTCTTAATCATCGTAATATACTAATATTTATTTTTATAGCAAGTGTTGTAGCTATCTCAACAGCTTTAATTTCTGAATATGTGTTTGGTCTAAAGCCATGCATATTATGCATATACGAACGCATACCATATATACTTACAATAATTTTTTCAATCATAGGCTTGGGTATTAACAAATTAAAAAAAATAACGCTTGTATTGTGCTTATTAACTTTTATTAGTAGCACTATTTTATCTTTATATCATGTAGGAGTAGAATATCATATATTCGAAGGTACAAGTAGCTGTAATAGCGCTCCTTCTATTTCTAATCAAACTTTAACTATCGAAGAATTACGCAATCAAATTTTACAAAACCAACGCCCCTCTTGTAGTGAAGTTTCCTTCAGATTTATAGGTATCTCTATGACAGGCTGGAATTCTATTCTATCTATTATTTTAGTGTATCTATCGTATGTAGCATTAAGGAAAACTAAATATGAATAA
- a CDS encoding hypothetical protein (Uncharacterized conserved protein) yields the protein MDNIEQNKKNFLLEMLKQVPFSGWNEISIKHAAEALNWSTPYVSLLFPNNIYDILNYFIIHIDKNMLKDLEVTNLHSMKISSRIYTIIQARLNQNLIHRPAIAKMIYFCTLPQNTLYSLKTLWRTVDNIWFVCKDQSTDFNYYTKRLILSGVYSSTLLHWVNDFSENQIETMEFLERRINDALKIGTFKHSLKNKIQNIPFLRLLN from the coding sequence ATGGACAATATAGAACAAAATAAAAAAAATTTTTTGTTAGAAATGTTAAAACAGGTCCCTTTTAGCGGCTGGAATGAAATTAGTATCAAGCATGCAGCAGAGGCTCTGAATTGGAGTACACCTTATGTTTCGCTATTATTTCCTAATAATATATATGATATTCTTAATTATTTTATTATTCATATAGATAAAAATATGCTAAAGGATTTAGAGGTAACAAATCTACATTCTATGAAAATATCCAGTAGAATTTATACTATTATACAAGCCCGTTTAAACCAAAACTTAATACATAGACCTGCAATAGCAAAAATGATATATTTTTGTACTTTACCTCAAAATACCTTATATAGCCTGAAAACCTTATGGCGTACCGTAGACAATATTTGGTTTGTATGCAAAGATCAATCCACAGATTTTAATTACTATACTAAAAGATTAATATTATCAGGAGTATATAGTAGCACTCTCTTACACTGGGTCAATGATTTTTCAGAAAACCAAATAGAAACCATGGAGTTTTTAGAAAGGCGCATTAATGACGCCTTAAAAATTGGTACTTTTAAACACTCTCTTAAAAATAAAATTCAAAATATACCGTTTTTACGCCTATTAAATTAA
- the mnhA1 gene encoding Mnh complex subunit A1 — translation MMFNITTIITPLEIILLVFALFSAFFIIYNKNILTCIIILSAFSLIMTVIYILLDAPDVAITEASVGACVSTIILLTSLTHININNSSPKNQGFTLRLIFSIVLGIMLVGILSYLTLYFPDYGEHIILSQSPITKHYIQSSGIEIGIPEIVTSILASYRGYDTLGETIVIFTAAICVLTILNNKNNTNAN, via the coding sequence ATGATGTTTAACATTACTACTATTATTACCCCTCTTGAAATTATATTATTAGTTTTTGCCCTATTTAGTGCTTTTTTTATTATTTATAATAAAAACATACTAACCTGTATTATTATATTATCAGCTTTTAGCTTAATTATGACAGTAATTTATATATTACTGGACGCACCTGATGTAGCAATTACAGAAGCATCTGTTGGAGCTTGTGTTAGTACGATAATACTTTTAACCTCTTTAACTCATATTAACATAAATAATTCATCACCTAAAAACCAAGGCTTTACTTTAAGACTGATATTTAGTATTGTTTTAGGTATAATGTTAGTTGGTATATTATCATATTTAACATTATATTTTCCTGACTATGGTGAGCATATTATACTTTCTCAAAGCCCAATTACTAAGCACTATATTCAATCTTCGGGCATAGAAATTGGAATTCCGGAAATTGTGACTTCAATTTTAGCAAGTTATAGAGGATATGACACTTTAGGAGAAACAATAGTAATATTTACTGCTGCAATTTGTGTGCTAACTATATTAAATAATAAGAACAATACTAATGCAAATTAA
- a CDS encoding putative monovalent cation/H+ antiporter subunit G — protein sequence MALIGWIFILIGGVFIFSSTIGCMRFPDFLSRLHAAGIGDSCGGPLVIVGLIMQNGLTIFSFKLFLLIIILLITNPTACHILAKSALLSSEDENDV from the coding sequence ATGGCATTAATAGGCTGGATTTTTATTTTAATAGGAGGCGTATTTATATTTTCAAGCACTATTGGTTGCATGAGATTTCCTGATTTTCTTAGCAGGTTACATGCAGCAGGAATAGGCGATAGTTGTGGAGGACCGTTAGTTATAGTAGGATTAATTATGCAAAATGGTCTAACTATCTTTAGTTTTAAACTATTTTTACTTATTATAATATTATTAATTACTAACCCTACTGCTTGCCATATATTAGCAAAATCAGCCTTATTATCTTCTGAAGATGAGAATGATGTTTAA
- a CDS encoding putative monovalent cation/H+ antiporter subunit B, producing the protein MQINNIILKVITKLLLPFIMLLALYIQFNGEFSPGGGFQAGIIFASAFILYTMVFGNQAMYKIISSFTLKIYLVSGILMYIIVGIIPILFNKNFLTYSVLITDKLASEKLGIMLIELGIGITVFSSILLIFLSLIRRRY; encoded by the coding sequence ATGCAAATTAATAATATAATTTTAAAAGTTATTACAAAACTTTTATTACCATTTATTATGTTACTCGCTCTCTATATTCAATTTAATGGAGAGTTTTCTCCAGGAGGAGGATTTCAAGCAGGAATAATCTTTGCTTCAGCATTTATATTATACACAATGGTATTTGGTAACCAAGCTATGTATAAAATTATATCATCTTTTACTTTAAAGATTTATCTTGTTAGCGGTATTCTAATGTACATTATAGTTGGTATAATACCTATATTATTCAATAAAAATTTTTTGACTTATTCTGTCTTAATTACCGATAAATTGGCCAGTGAGAAATTAGGTATTATGCTCATAGAACTAGGTATAGGTATAACTGTTTTTTCCTCCATATTATTAATATTTTTGAGCTTAATTAGAAGGCGGTATTAA
- a CDS encoding putative monovalent cation/H+ antiporter subunit F, giving the protein MYNIFYVIITLLILTSITLMLISIFNNSSIFDKIMSMNCLTNYVIILITLIASLKVQETFLDIALIYAFINFIATIGFLRYFKQKQLKE; this is encoded by the coding sequence ATGTATAACATCTTTTATGTAATAATTACTTTACTTATTTTAACTAGCATAACCTTAATGTTAATTAGTATTTTTAATAACTCCTCAATATTTGATAAAATTATGTCAATGAATTGTCTTACTAACTATGTCATTATATTAATTACATTAATTGCTTCTCTTAAAGTACAAGAAACTTTTCTAGATATTGCTTTAATTTATGCTTTTATAAATTTTATAGCAACAATAGGATTTTTAAGATATTTTAAACAAAAGCAGCTTAAAGAATAA
- the atpB gene encoding ATP synthase subunit a — protein MSEGMHSPLSQFEIKSLLPLHISGFDLSFTNASLFMLTAVVMSFMILTLPIRSMSVVPGRWQSIAEILYYMVFNTIKEVTGKEGLKYFPLVFTLFMFVLMCNLLGMMPYSFTATSHIIVTFALAIIVFFAVTIIGFIRHGWHFLSLFAPSGMSIFIVPFFVVIELLTYLARPITLSIRLAANMMAGHILLKVLAGFVIMMGAVWGFIPVPFIVVFTGVEIFVAILQAYIFTILTCVYLNDAVNLH, from the coding sequence ATGTCTGAAGGTATGCATAGTCCTCTAAGCCAATTTGAAATTAAATCTTTATTACCCTTACATATTAGTGGTTTTGATTTGAGTTTTACTAATGCTTCTTTGTTTATGTTAACAGCAGTCGTTATGTCTTTTATGATATTGACATTACCAATAAGAAGTATGAGCGTAGTTCCAGGAAGGTGGCAAAGTATTGCAGAAATTTTATATTATATGGTCTTTAATACTATTAAAGAAGTTACAGGTAAAGAGGGATTAAAGTACTTTCCTCTAGTGTTTACTTTATTTATGTTTGTATTAATGTGTAATTTATTAGGTATGATGCCATATAGTTTTACTGCGACAAGTCATATAATAGTGACGTTTGCTTTAGCAATAATAGTCTTCTTTGCTGTAACTATTATAGGTTTTATTAGGCATGGTTGGCATTTTTTATCGCTATTTGCGCCTTCAGGGATGAGTATATTTATAGTTCCGTTTTTTGTGGTTATTGAATTGCTTACTTATTTAGCACGTCCTATTACACTTTCTATTAGGCTTGCTGCTAATATGATGGCAGGGCATATCTTGTTAAAAGTGTTAGCAGGATTTGTTATTATGATGGGAGCTGTCTGGGGTTTTATCCCTGTACCATTTATAGTGGTGTTTACAGGAGTAGAAATTTTTGTTGCTATACTGCAAGCGTATATTTTTACTATACTTACTTGCGTTTATTTGAATGATGCAGTTAATTTGCATTAA
- the coq7 gene encoding 2-nonaprenyl-3-methyl-6-methoxy-1,4-benzoquinol hydroxylase, producing the protein MNNIKNPLPGDHKEQELLHSIIRVNHAGEYGAKRIYEGQLAILKNHPSALLIKHMKEQELEHLTFFEQELIKHRIRPSILHPFWHAAGFALGAITALIGDKAAMACTSAVETVITEHYNKQINLLTNQNAELKQKITKFRDDELEHKNTALEQGATLSPLYTSLNFIIQQGCRAAIFLAKRF; encoded by the coding sequence ATGAATAATATAAAAAATCCATTACCAGGTGACCATAAAGAACAAGAGTTACTACATTCCATAATTCGAGTTAACCATGCTGGAGAGTATGGTGCAAAACGTATATATGAAGGCCAGTTAGCCATACTTAAAAATCATCCTTCTGCTCTCTTAATTAAACATATGAAAGAACAAGAACTCGAACATCTCACCTTCTTTGAACAAGAATTAATAAAACACAGAATAAGACCTTCTATATTACATCCATTTTGGCATGCCGCTGGATTTGCTCTAGGAGCTATCACTGCTTTAATAGGTGATAAAGCTGCTATGGCATGTACTAGCGCCGTAGAAACAGTGATTACAGAACATTATAATAAGCAAATAAACTTATTAACCAATCAGAATGCTGAACTTAAACAAAAAATTACTAAATTCCGTGATGATGAACTCGAACACAAAAATACAGCTTTAGAGCAGGGAGCAACCCTCTCACCCTTATATACTTCTCTAAATTTTATAATACAACAAGGATGTCGTGCAGCTATTTTTCTTGCTAAACGCTTTTAA
- the atpF_2 gene encoding ATP synthase subunit b 2, translated as MPQLDPSSYLSQIFWLVVTFILLYGLLHYITVPMMQKLLQKRQDVIADNLKKAEELKKKAELIEEQYNISIKEAHLHSANLIQEANNKINNEMVLRLQELDSVIKEYSHVAEERMVILKQELAKNLAIQAESLTSLLIEKMVGSKPDVQELRQIISNMKGHS; from the coding sequence ATGCCGCAGTTAGATCCTAGTAGTTATTTATCTCAGATTTTTTGGCTTGTGGTAACCTTTATATTATTATATGGGTTATTACATTATATAACTGTTCCAATGATGCAAAAGTTATTGCAGAAACGGCAGGATGTTATAGCAGATAATTTAAAGAAAGCTGAAGAATTAAAGAAAAAAGCTGAATTAATTGAAGAGCAATATAATATATCTATTAAAGAGGCTCATCTTCATTCGGCTAATTTAATTCAGGAAGCTAATAATAAAATTAATAATGAAATGGTTTTACGGTTGCAAGAATTAGATTCAGTTATAAAAGAATATTCACATGTAGCAGAAGAAAGAATGGTAATTCTTAAGCAAGAACTTGCCAAAAATCTTGCTATACAAGCAGAATCATTAACCTCTCTTTTGATTGAGAAGATGGTGGGCTCTAAGCCTGATGTTCAAGAATTACGGCAGATTATTAGTAATATGAAAGGGCATTCATGA